From Candidatus Woesearchaeota archaeon, one genomic window encodes:
- the tgt gene encoding tRNA guanosine(34) transglycosylase Tgt, with protein sequence MYKILKEDPKTKARIGKLKTRHAAAETPFFMPVATKASVKLITSDELKEMGAKAIICNSLVLFLRPGLEIIKKAHGLHKFMNFNDVIFTDSGGFQTADKSFAPVITNNGVLFKSPFDGVPHLITPEKAANIQEELGSDVAMVLDDMPPYGKSKDYVIESLKRTHDWASRFKNFHKDSKQLVFGITQGGTFKDLRKISCELISKLDFDGIALGGLSIGEPKKLMYGMIDYSERFLPKDTPRYLMGVGSPEDIIDCVSHGIDVFDSCMPTRNARHGTLFTSNGKVLIENREYKEDFRPLDKNCDCYVCKNHTRAYLNYLIRMKEPTGLRLVSYHNVYFVQNLMKEIRTAIKENGFEKFRKEFLKGYLKKK encoded by the coding sequence ATGTATAAAATTCTCAAAGAAGACCCAAAAACAAAAGCCAGAATAGGTAAATTAAAAACAAGGCACGCTGCAGCTGAAACTCCATTTTTCATGCCGGTTGCGACAAAGGCAAGTGTAAAATTAATAACATCTGACGAACTTAAGGAGATGGGTGCAAAAGCGATAATCTGCAATTCTCTTGTCTTGTTTTTAAGGCCTGGCCTTGAAATAATAAAAAAAGCTCATGGCCTGCACAAGTTCATGAATTTCAATGATGTGATTTTTACAGATTCTGGAGGGTTTCAGACAGCAGATAAGTCATTTGCACCAGTTATAACAAACAATGGAGTTTTGTTTAAAAGCCCTTTTGATGGGGTGCCTCATCTTATAACTCCTGAAAAAGCAGCCAATATACAGGAAGAGCTTGGCTCAGATGTTGCAATGGTATTAGATGATATGCCTCCTTACGGGAAAAGCAAGGACTATGTTATTGAATCGCTAAAGAGAACTCATGACTGGGCATCAAGGTTTAAGAACTTTCACAAAGATTCAAAACAATTGGTTTTTGGCATAACGCAGGGAGGAACTTTCAAGGATCTGAGAAAAATAAGCTGCGAATTGATTTCAAAGCTCGATTTTGATGGAATTGCATTAGGCGGATTGTCAATTGGAGAGCCAAAAAAATTAATGTACGGAATGATTGATTACTCTGAAAGATTTCTGCCAAAAGACACGCCCCGCTATCTGATGGGAGTTGGATCGCCAGAAGACATCATTGATTGCGTCAGCCACGGCATTGATGTTTTTGACAGCTGTATGCCGACAAGGAATGCAAGGCACGGAACATTGTTTACGTCGAATGGCAAAGTCCTGATTGAGAATAGGGAATATAAGGAGGATTTTCGCCCATTAGATAAAAACTGCGATTGCTATGTCTGCAAAAATCATACAAGAGCATATCTAAATTATCTGATTAGGATGAAAGAGCCGACAGGATTAAGATTGGTAAGTTATCATAATGTCTATTTCGTACAAAATTTAATGAAAGAGATCAGGACAGCAATAAAAGAGAACGGGTTTGAAAAGTTCAGGAAAGAATTTTTGAAAGGGTATTTGAAAAAGAAATAG
- a CDS encoding DUF6516 family protein — protein MSELIFSHKHRDKNYIVEIDIYKVEKDEFHPEGFQYSLALIKDGKRILGYDNHERKGHHIHRGNMELPYDFVDEWKLVEDFQKEVEKITKGEVK, from the coding sequence GTGTCAGAACTCATATTCAGCCACAAGCACAGGGATAAGAATTACATAGTTGAAATCGACATTTACAAGGTTGAAAAAGATGAGTTTCACCCAGAGGGATTCCAGTATTCGCTTGCTTTGATTAAAGACGGAAAAAGAATATTGGGCTATGACAATCATGAAAGAAAAGGCCACCACATTCACAGAGGCAATATGGAGCTGCCTTACGATTTTGTTGACGAATGGAAATTAGTTGAAGATTTCCAAAAGGAAGTTGAAAAAATAACAAAAGGCGAGGTAAAATGA
- a CDS encoding HNH endonuclease signature motif containing protein, giving the protein MPRNLFDFGTRPMNVWEPNSKSKKKCPSTTRNKIRKRWWGADKYKGKCFCCGESLSWSPAVHVGRIKAGASGGTYTPENSRLVCTECNLGMSKTNMKVYMKNIYPERYKKYFPKSESESTKKSKTRKSPRKPANPFGIQQSNKMPQFRF; this is encoded by the coding sequence ATGCCAAGAAACCTATTTGATTTTGGAACAAGACCTATGAATGTTTGGGAACCTAATTCTAAAAGTAAAAAGAAGTGTCCTTCAACAACGAGAAATAAGATAAGAAAACGTTGGTGGGGAGCTGATAAATATAAGGGAAAATGTTTTTGTTGTGGGGAAAGCCTTAGTTGGTCTCCTGCTGTCCACGTTGGGAGAATTAAGGCTGGAGCATCTGGCGGGACTTATACCCCTGAAAATTCCAGACTTGTTTGTACTGAATGTAATCTAGGGATGTCGAAAACTAACATGAAAGTTTATATGAAAAACATCTATCCCGAAAGATACAAAAAATATTTCCCTAAATCTGAAAGTGAAAGTACAAAGAAATCCAAAACTAGAAAAAGTCCAAGAAAACCTGCAAATCCTTTTGGAATACAACAATCAAATAAAATGCCCCAATTTAGGTTTTAG
- a CDS encoding MBL fold metallo-hydrolase: protein MSNVLNIDGVKIEHLGHAGFKITDGDTIYIDPFNVNTDEKADIILITHEHYDHCSIKDIQKLVKQDTTIVTVADCQSKLSTVVSGIKGVKIVRPGAKLTIGNVSIETVPAYNVNKFRAPGLPFHQNQNEWVGFIVTIKGKRIYHAGDTDLIPEMKNITNIDVALLPVSGTYVMTAEEAAKAAEIINPKIAVPMHYGAIVGSANDAEKFRQLYKGDVRIL from the coding sequence ATGTCGAATGTACTGAACATAGATGGTGTCAAAATTGAGCATCTTGGCCATGCTGGCTTTAAGATAACTGATGGCGATACAATTTATATTGATCCATTTAATGTGAATACAGATGAAAAAGCAGACATTATTCTGATAACGCATGAGCATTATGATCATTGCTCTATAAAAGACATACAGAAGCTTGTTAAGCAGGATACAACAATAGTTACAGTTGCAGACTGCCAGTCAAAGCTGTCCACTGTTGTTTCTGGAATTAAGGGAGTGAAAATTGTAAGGCCCGGAGCAAAGCTGACAATCGGCAATGTTTCTATAGAGACAGTTCCCGCTTATAATGTAAACAAGTTCAGGGCACCAGGGCTGCCGTTTCACCAGAATCAAAACGAATGGGTCGGCTTCATTGTAACAATCAAAGGGAAGAGGATCTATCACGCTGGAGATACTGATCTGATCCCTGAAATGAAAAACATCACAAATATCGATGTCGCATTATTGCCGGTTTCTGGAACTTATGTGATGACCGCAGAGGAAGCGGCAAAGGCTGCTGAGATCATAAATCCGAAGATAGCAGTGCCGATGCATTACGGAGCAATTGTCGGATCTGCAAATGATGCTGAGAAATTCAGGCAGCTGTATAAAGGAGATGTGAGGATTTTGTAA
- a CDS encoding aminopeptidase: MMLQENDLQKAALKILKKCMGLAKKDSCLIVFDENKKSIADALFKAASGISKAKLLQIPVGKQHGEEPPLHAAKEMLKHSIIMIATTKSLSHTKARRNATKKGARLASMPGINDDMFLRAASVNYSKISERSKKLISFLKNKKIVKIKTKLGTNIALNIKNRQLHGDVAGLYIKKGTWGNIPAGEVSLSPNEGKSNGVFIVDASILGKVDKPVRITVKNGFAVKIEGGKTTLKLKKELEKIKNKNAYNIAELGIGMNDKAKIIGNVLEDEKVFGTAHIALGNNASYGGKVNVPVHLDGVFKRPTIEVDGKVIMKNGKLLI, from the coding sequence ATGATGTTGCAAGAAAATGATTTGCAAAAAGCAGCGTTGAAAATACTTAAAAAATGCATGGGCCTGGCTAAAAAGGATTCCTGCCTGATTGTTTTTGATGAAAATAAGAAAAGCATCGCAGATGCCTTGTTCAAGGCTGCATCAGGAATTTCTAAGGCAAAATTGCTGCAGATCCCGGTTGGAAAGCAGCATGGAGAAGAGCCGCCTTTGCATGCTGCAAAAGAGATGCTGAAGCACAGTATAATAATGATTGCAACAACAAAATCCCTGTCTCATACAAAAGCAAGAAGAAATGCAACTAAAAAAGGAGCAAGGCTTGCTTCAATGCCCGGTATAAATGATGATATGTTTCTAAGAGCAGCTTCTGTTAATTATTCAAAGATTTCTGAAAGAAGCAAAAAGCTGATTTCTTTTTTAAAAAACAAGAAAATTGTGAAAATAAAAACAAAATTGGGAACAAACATTGCATTGAATATAAAAAACAGGCAACTGCACGGGGATGTTGCTGGGCTTTACATTAAAAAAGGGACATGGGGAAATATTCCTGCAGGTGAGGTTTCTTTGTCTCCGAATGAAGGAAAATCAAATGGCGTTTTTATTGTTGACGCTTCTATTTTGGGAAAAGTTGACAAGCCTGTAAGAATAACTGTTAAGAATGGATTTGCTGTGAAGATTGAAGGCGGAAAAACTACATTAAAGCTGAAAAAAGAACTGGAAAAGATTAAAAATAAAAATGCATATAATATCGCTGAACTCGGCATTGGAATGAACGACAAGGCGAAGATCATAGGCAATGTTTTAGAGGATGAAAAAGTTTTTGGGACTGCGCATATTGCATTGGGCAACAATGCGTCATATGGCGGCAAAGTAAATGTGCCTGTACACTTGGATGGGGTTTTTAAGAGGCCAACAATAGAAGTTGATGGAAAAGTCATAATGAAAAATGGCAAATTACTTATATAA
- a CDS encoding Lrp/AsnC family transcriptional regulator: protein MRELDQSEVKIVRELIKNTRISDNQIAKKTNVPVMTVNRKRKKIEKEGLLNYFTSFDTGEHGTGMFKAKQLYIVKFKLGVTRQQYLESVEYDKKWMSFNADYISLSYLGEKDGHLALILILDAETESELVDEFSNRIIHHIREKIGEDAVKEVITTRVTDTIRRHHNYLPSINMSDGVMKKEWPDEWIFVDKARAEIKKKRT, encoded by the coding sequence ATGAGAGAATTAGACCAAAGCGAAGTAAAAATTGTGAGAGAACTCATAAAAAATACGAGAATAAGTGATAACCAGATTGCAAAGAAAACAAATGTGCCTGTAATGACTGTGAACAGGAAAAGAAAAAAAATAGAAAAAGAGGGGTTGCTAAACTATTTCACAAGTTTTGATACAGGCGAGCATGGAACTGGAATGTTCAAGGCAAAACAGCTCTATATTGTCAAGTTTAAGTTGGGTGTAACAAGGCAGCAATATCTGGAAAGCGTTGAGTATGACAAAAAATGGATGAGTTTTAATGCAGATTATATCTCGCTGTCTTATCTGGGTGAGAAAGACGGACATTTGGCTTTAATTCTGATTTTAGATGCTGAGACTGAGAGCGAATTAGTAGATGAATTCAGCAACAGAATAATACACCACATCAGAGAAAAAATCGGAGAAGATGCAGTGAAAGAAGTGATAACAACAAGGGTAACAGACACCATAAGAAGGCACCATAATTACCTGCCTTCAATCAATATGAGTGATGGAGTAATGAAGAAAGAATGGCCTGATGAGTGGATATTTGTGGATAAGGCAAGAGCAGAAATCAAAAAAAAGAGAACATGA
- a CDS encoding PINc/VapC family ATPase yields MAKEKTKSIQKEKTEGNNIIEKLIPDTSVIIEGLVSQKINKGEISPETIIIHEAVIAELEHQANQNKAMGFLGIEELQKIKELSLKLGFKLEFSGKKPSAAEIKYASLGEIDAMIRDLAYEADGTLFTSDKIQSRIAETKSIKTIYVKLEQQIKKIRLEGYFDETTMSVHLRENVLPFAKKGMPGNWQFIAIGEKLLTRDDIQDISREIIEEAGIRKDGFIEIERPGSTIVQLGLFRVVVTKPPFSDGWEITAVKPVKKLNLDDYKMSDKLKQRVAEQAEGILIAGAPGMGKSTFAMALAEYYASQNKIIKTVEAPRDLILPDNITQYSISHGDAQEIHDVLLLSRPDYTIFDEMRNTSDFKLFADLRLAGVGMAGVVHATNPIDAIQRFVGRIELGVIPQIIDTVIFIKNGFINKVLGLQMVVKVPSGMTEADLARPVVVVTDFETKKLEYELYSYGEETVVVPVRVQSRSATHELAARTIMQELRRYADDVEVDIVSEGKCIVRVPENNIARIIGKEGKTISEIEKRLGISIDVQELGAKKETGNAAENTEKRQLQYDVRIKKNMVIFYLDITMQNKDVDVYVGDDFLLTAKVGKTGIIKIKKDNKIGQIIINAINGGEKVKLIA; encoded by the coding sequence ATGGCCAAAGAAAAAACAAAATCAATTCAAAAAGAAAAAACTGAAGGCAATAACATAATCGAAAAACTAATTCCAGACACATCTGTGATAATTGAAGGCTTAGTTTCCCAAAAAATAAACAAAGGCGAAATAAGCCCTGAAACGATCATAATTCATGAAGCGGTTATTGCAGAGCTTGAGCATCAGGCAAACCAGAACAAGGCAATGGGTTTCCTTGGAATTGAAGAGCTTCAGAAGATAAAGGAGCTGTCCTTAAAGCTCGGATTTAAATTAGAGTTCTCCGGAAAGAAGCCAAGCGCAGCAGAGATAAAATACGCTTCTTTGGGAGAGATAGATGCGATGATACGCGATCTTGCCTATGAAGCTGACGGCACTTTGTTCACATCAGATAAGATACAGTCAAGGATTGCTGAAACAAAGAGCATAAAAACAATTTATGTAAAACTTGAGCAGCAGATCAAGAAAATAAGGCTCGAAGGTTATTTTGATGAAACAACAATGTCTGTCCATCTGAGGGAGAATGTGCTGCCTTTTGCGAAAAAGGGAATGCCTGGAAACTGGCAGTTTATTGCAATAGGCGAGAAACTTTTGACAAGGGATGATATCCAGGATATAAGCAGGGAGATAATCGAGGAAGCAGGAATAAGGAAAGACGGCTTTATTGAGATTGAAAGGCCTGGAAGCACAATTGTGCAGCTCGGATTGTTCAGGGTAGTTGTCACAAAGCCGCCATTCTCAGATGGGTGGGAGATAACTGCTGTAAAGCCGGTTAAAAAACTGAATCTTGATGATTATAAAATGAGCGACAAGCTGAAGCAGAGGGTTGCAGAGCAGGCAGAAGGCATTTTGATTGCCGGCGCCCCAGGAATGGGGAAATCAACATTTGCAATGGCGCTTGCAGAATATTACGCATCCCAAAACAAGATAATAAAAACTGTTGAAGCTCCGCGCGACTTGATTCTGCCGGACAATATAACGCAGTATTCGATCTCGCACGGAGATGCCCAGGAAATACATGATGTTCTTTTGCTGTCAAGGCCGGATTATACCATATTTGATGAAATGAGAAATACGAGTGATTTTAAATTGTTCGCTGATTTAAGATTAGCGGGAGTTGGAATGGCAGGTGTTGTGCATGCAACAAATCCCATAGATGCAATACAGAGATTTGTCGGAAGAATTGAGCTCGGAGTCATTCCGCAGATCATTGATACTGTTATTTTCATTAAAAACGGCTTCATAAACAAAGTTTTAGGCCTGCAGATGGTTGTCAAAGTTCCTTCAGGAATGACAGAAGCTGATTTGGCAAGGCCGGTTGTTGTTGTGACAGATTTTGAAACTAAAAAGCTGGAATACGAGCTTTACAGCTATGGAGAGGAAACTGTTGTTGTTCCTGTGCGCGTGCAGTCAAGATCAGCAACGCATGAGCTTGCTGCAAGAACAATAATGCAGGAATTAAGGAGATATGCAGATGATGTTGAAGTGGATATTGTCAGCGAGGGAAAGTGCATTGTCAGAGTTCCTGAGAATAATATTGCACGGATAATCGGCAAGGAAGGAAAAACTATTTCGGAGATTGAGAAAAGGCTTGGGATCAGCATTGATGTGCAGGAATTAGGAGCTAAAAAAGAAACAGGCAATGCAGCGGAGAACACAGAGAAGCGCCAATTGCAGTATGATGTAAGAATAAAAAAGAACATGGTTATTTTCTACCTTGACATCACGATGCAGAACAAGGATGTGGATGTTTATGTCGGCGATGATTTTCTATTGACGGCAAAGGTGGGGAAAACAGGGATCATAAAGATAAAGAAAGACAACAAGATAGGGCAGATCATAATAAACGCAATCAACGGCGGGGAGAAAGTCAAACTAATAGCTTAG
- a CDS encoding transglutaminase domain-containing protein, protein MKNLSFILMFLFLANIFIVSALSEDRIVQESRYLTITLQLSSTVTIMPTSLSYYVDHVSVLLPFIPGDDYRQKTLSLITIPAATEENDSLKFLWKNPEKTNLSFAFNSQIETSSNYLEIRKKADFPIKALPEDVLVYTKPSTKIDSGDPDIISLASGLAEGETDLYVVVYKTASWVTKNIKYDLSTLTADVSQNASWVLKNREGVCDELSVLLIAMLRSLGIPARFVSGISYTNSPLFKERWGFHGWTEVYFPEYGWVPFDPTYGQYGYIDAGHMKLNAAVDPEDVSTKYESSGRNIQLEAGKLNVEASIIDYRSKNPNYVSISAKMLYDKVGYGSYNLVEAEVENLMSYYVTEAFLLARTSNIQNITAREQKILLKPFEKKALYWPIKVDEDLQQGNVYFEFPMLVYSSQNISTETKFNAYPNEYAYSYDEVNSILKQKTEEEKKVYSKIVALNCSSEKEVYLGAADVDCRIKNTGNIILADLNVCVKDDCRTLNLGISEEKEILFEVVVDRVGKNTITVEANNDDVSKAAYLEIMGLDKPSLSIDDLEYPAEMKFNDIANISFLIKKNSLSNPKNAAVDYWRNKDLQKWQLGELANDQKIKIGVKGAELSKENTIKIIITYEDKEGSSYREEKEFKIRLVNLTLWQKIRMFFRDLF, encoded by the coding sequence GTGAAAAACCTTTCGTTTATTTTAATGTTCTTATTCTTGGCAAACATATTCATAGTTTCAGCTTTATCTGAAGACAGGATAGTCCAGGAAAGCAGATACCTGACCATAACCCTTCAGCTAAGCTCCACTGTTACTATAATGCCTACATCACTTTCATATTACGTTGACCATGTTTCTGTTCTGCTGCCTTTCATACCCGGAGATGATTATAGGCAGAAAACTCTTAGCCTGATAACAATTCCAGCTGCAACAGAAGAAAATGATTCATTAAAATTTTTGTGGAAAAATCCTGAAAAAACTAATTTGAGCTTTGCGTTTAATTCGCAGATAGAAACAAGCAGCAATTATCTTGAAATAAGGAAAAAGGCAGATTTCCCAATTAAAGCCCTGCCTGAAGATGTCCTTGTTTATACAAAGCCATCAACAAAAATAGACTCAGGTGATCCTGATATAATAAGCCTGGCATCAGGCCTTGCAGAAGGGGAAACTGACCTGTATGTTGTTGTCTATAAGACTGCATCATGGGTTACAAAAAACATAAAGTATGATTTAAGCACATTGACTGCAGATGTCAGCCAGAATGCTTCCTGGGTGCTGAAGAACAGGGAAGGAGTATGCGATGAACTGTCCGTCTTGCTTATTGCAATGCTCCGCTCATTAGGAATCCCTGCAAGATTTGTTTCCGGCATTTCTTACACCAATTCGCCGTTGTTCAAAGAAAGATGGGGATTTCACGGCTGGACTGAAGTTTATTTCCCGGAATACGGGTGGGTTCCTTTTGATCCGACATACGGGCAGTATGGCTACATAGATGCAGGCCATATGAAGCTGAATGCTGCAGTTGATCCTGAAGATGTATCTACAAAATACGAGTCAAGCGGCCGCAATATACAGCTCGAAGCTGGCAAATTAAATGTTGAGGCTTCAATAATTGATTACAGAAGCAAGAATCCGAATTATGTAAGTATTTCTGCAAAAATGCTTTATGACAAAGTCGGCTATGGCTCTTACAATCTTGTTGAGGCAGAAGTTGAAAATTTAATGAGCTATTATGTAACAGAGGCTTTTTTGCTTGCAAGAACTTCAAATATCCAAAATATAACTGCAAGGGAGCAGAAAATATTGCTGAAGCCATTTGAAAAAAAGGCGCTTTACTGGCCAATAAAAGTTGATGAAGACTTGCAGCAGGGCAATGTTTATTTTGAATTTCCCATGCTGGTTTATTCTTCGCAGAACATAAGCACGGAAACAAAATTTAATGCCTATCCGAATGAGTATGCTTATTCTTATGATGAAGTAAACAGCATATTAAAGCAAAAAACAGAAGAGGAAAAAAAGGTTTATTCAAAAATTGTTGCTTTGAACTGCAGCTCTGAAAAAGAAGTTTATCTTGGAGCAGCTGATGTTGACTGCAGAATAAAGAATACAGGCAATATAATACTTGCTGATCTTAATGTATGTGTCAAAGATGACTGCAGAACCCTGAATCTGGGAATAAGCGAGGAAAAAGAAATACTTTTTGAAGTTGTTGTTGATAGAGTTGGAAAAAATACAATAACTGTGGAAGCAAACAATGACGATGTTTCAAAAGCAGCTTATCTGGAGATTATGGGCTTGGACAAGCCTTCTTTATCGATAGATGATCTGGAATATCCTGCAGAGATGAAATTCAATGATATTGCCAATATTTCATTTTTGATAAAGAAAAATTCGCTCTCAAATCCAAAAAATGCTGCAGTAGATTACTGGAGAAATAAGGATCTGCAGAAATGGCAATTAGGAGAGCTTGCAAATGACCAGAAGATCAAGATCGGAGTTAAGGGAGCAGAGCTTTCAAAGGAAAATACGATCAAAATAATAATAACTTATGAGGACAAAGAAGGCAGCAGCTACAGGGAAGAAAAGGAGTTCAAGATAAGGCTTGTGAATCTTACATTGTGGCAGAAGATAAGGATGTTTTTCAGAGATTTATTTTAA
- a CDS encoding nitroreductase gives MSNEVIKAIKERRAVRRYKNKEIPENIINEIIEAGRYAPSAMNRQPWKFIAITNKALIKDLSNVLTKKILPTSPLTRERMKTMEDPLFYSAPVLIFLLATEHSGWSYADCGICSQNMMLAAYSLGIASCFIGMAKHIEGEKILKKLNIPEGYKVINAVVFGYADEKPELKERKKDNVYWIR, from the coding sequence ATGTCTAACGAAGTCATCAAAGCGATCAAGGAAAGAAGGGCTGTAAGAAGGTACAAAAATAAAGAAATCCCTGAAAACATAATAAATGAAATAATTGAGGCAGGCCGCTATGCCCCTTCTGCAATGAACAGGCAGCCATGGAAGTTTATTGCGATTACAAATAAAGCCCTTATTAAGGACTTATCTAATGTTTTAACAAAAAAAATCTTACCTACATCACCGCTTACAAGGGAAAGGATGAAAACTATGGAAGATCCTTTATTTTACTCTGCCCCAGTTCTTATATTCCTTCTTGCTACAGAACATAGCGGATGGTCCTATGCAGACTGCGGGATATGCAGCCAGAACATGATGCTTGCTGCTTATTCTCTTGGAATCGCAAGCTGCTTCATTGGAATGGCAAAGCACATTGAAGGCGAAAAGATCCTAAAGAAATTGAACATTCCAGAGGGTTATAAGGTGATCAACGCAGTTGTATTCGGCTATGCAGATGAGAAGCCCGAGCTGAAGGAAAGGAAAAAGGATAATGTGTATTGGATTAGATGA